Proteins found in one Populus alba chromosome 14, ASM523922v2, whole genome shotgun sequence genomic segment:
- the LOC118043311 gene encoding ribonuclease E/G-like protein, chloroplastic isoform X1 codes for MDISSEARPPLHLHLHRPRTPSCHLFHFSPHGLSRRNVVFKIAQNPPPPPPPAHAISAKKGNYSNNTVCQEGLCELIWTVEADLAPGQLLYVTGDPVVLGCWDPEMAILMHPISHPNLWEAQVTVPCGVNFKYNYFLREKTWPSCNVTWRPGPEFSLSVPASVKQDRKIMVRDSWTKFNTERSPDHLWGSWIEERYLPLEPSNCAPTRDEHVIAKDLQINFKEPKAFLNDLKVNNKSCTNDEDYLTATYDCPNSVFHERDQPLEEPWLLQSPVISVVFKDKLTQDVSKNSDTVEDGLKKFKVNDHDQGIKVKDKLSANGSNLNLKDDSVSTVILISSSICTMQRIAVLEDEKLVELLLEPVKNTVLCDSVYIGVVTKLVPHMGGAFVNIGSSRPSLMDIKQNREPFIFPPFFQGKKKGEVNGSVLKAFEEHPAAHENEHSSHDVEVIDDVSEFVFHGDLAPFLHDDHEEHEVDDDFDGSEVKENVNGSIVDYGEVDADFEQFLDGREHHLEGDTVSRSTVETEEPNYPPVSHQDRKDAKHTLTSENKWSQVRKGTKVIVQVVKEGLGTKGPTVTAYPKLRSRFWILITRCDRIGVSKKVSGVERTRLKVIAKTLQPPGFGLTVRTVAAGHSFEELQKDLEGLLSTWKSIMEHAKSAALAEDEGVEGAIPVVLHRAMGQTLSVVQDYFSEKVRKMMVDSPRTYHEVTNYLQEIAPDLCGRVELYNKRTPLFDEFKIEEEINNILSKRVPLSSGGSLVIEQTEALVSIDVNGGHVMLRQRTSQEKAILDVNLAAAKRIARELRLRDIGGIIVVDFIDMADESNKRLVYEAVKRAVERDRSTVKVSELSNHGLMEITRKRVRPSVTFMISEPCTCCHATGRVEALETSFSKIEQEICRSLATMDQKADHENPKTWPRFMLRVDHHMCNYLTSGKRTRLAVLSSSLKVWILLKVARGFTRGAFEVKHFTDDKTNKDQQQVAISVLRQAEARAKKSGGKVTLVPVKKGKAGRK; via the exons ATGGACATCTCCTCGGAGGCTCGGCCAcccctccacctccacctccaccgcCCACGCACGCCCTCATGCCACTTGTTTCATTTTTCACC GCATGGCTTGTCTCGAAGAAACGTTGTCTTTAAAATCGCGCagaatcctcctcctcctcccccacCCGCCCATGCCATATCTGCaaagaaag gaaattattcaaataataCTGTTTGTCAAGAAGGATTATGTGAGCTAATTTGGACTGTAGAAGCTGATTTGGCACCTGGTCAGCTTCTTTACGTTACCGGGGATCCTGTTGTATTAGGCTGTTGGGATCCGGAAATGGCTATCTTAATGCATCCCATTTCACATCCAAACTTGTGGGAAGCTCAAGTCACG GTACCTTGCGGTGTAAATTtcaagtataattattttttaagagaaaaaacatgGCCTTCATGCAATGTCACTTGGAGACCCGGAcctgaattttctttgtcagtACCCGCAAGTGTAAAACAAGATAGAAAAATTATGGTGAGGGATTCATGGACTAAGTTTAATACTGAGAGGTCTCCAGATCATTTATGGGGTTCATGGATAGAGGAGAGATATCTACCATTGGAACCTTCAAATTGTGCTCCAACCAGAG ATGAACATGTGATTGCAAAAGACCTTCAGATTAATTTCAAAGAGCCAAAGGCATTCCTGAATGATCTCAAAGTCAACAATAAATCTTGCACCAACGATGAGGATTACCTAACAGCAACATATGATTGCCCAAACTCAGTTTTCCATGAAAGAGACCAACCTCTCGAGGAACCCTGGTTACTCCAATCACCTGTTATCTCTGTTGTCTTTAAGGACAAATTAACACAAGATGTGTCAAAAAATAGTGACACTGTGGAAGATGGTCTGAAGAAATTCAAGGTTAATGATCATGATCAGGGTATAAAAGTGAAAGACAAGTTGTCTGCTAATGGGAGCAATCTGAATTTGAAAGATGATTCAGTTTCTACTGTCATACTGATTAGTTCTTCAATATGTACAATGCAAAGGATAGCTGTATTGGAAGATGAGAAATTGGTTGAATTACTTCTGGAACCAGTTAAAAACACTGTGCTCTGTGATAGTGTGTATATAGGGGTGGTCACAAAACTTGTCCCCCACATGGGTGGTGCATTTGTAAATATTGGGAGCTCAAGACCTTCTCTTATGGACATAAAGCAAAACAGGGAACCATTCATATTCCCTCCATTTTTTCAGgggaaaaagaaaggagaagtcAATGGTTCTGTGCTCAAAGCCTTTGAAGAGCATCCTGCTGCCCACGAAAATGAACACTCATCACATGATGTTGAAGTCATTGACGATGTTTCAGAATTTGTCTTTCATGGTGATTTGGCACCATTTCTGCATGATGATCACGAGGAGCATGAAgttgatgatgattttgatgGTTCAGAAGTTAAGGAAAATGTTAATGGCAGTATAGTTGATTATGGTGAAGTGGATGCTGATTTTGAGCAGTTCCTCGATGGAAGGGAGCACCATTTGGAAGGTGACACTGTCAGCCGTTCTACAGTTGAAACAGAAGAACCTAACTATCCTCCAGTATCTCATCAAGATAGAAAGGATGCTAAGCATACATTAACTAGTGAAAACAAGTGGTCCCAAGTTCGTAAAGGCACAAAAGTTATTGTTCAAGTTGTCAAGGAGGGATTGGGTACAAAAGGCCCAACAGTGACTGCTTATCCAAAACTAAGAAGCAGATTCTGG ATATTGATCACACGATGCGATAGAATTGGGGTTTCCAAAAAAGTTTCTGGAGTTGAGCGTACACGCCTCAAAGTTATAGCAAAAACTTTGCAGCCACCAGGTTTTGGTCTAACTGTAAGAACTGTTGCTGCTGGTCATTCATTTGAGGAATTGCAGAAGGACTTGGAAGGTTTGCTTTCAACTTGGAAAAGTATAATGGAACATGCAAAATCTGCTGCTCTTGCTGAAGATGAAGGTGTTGAGGGGGCCATTCCTGTTGTACTGCACAGGGCAATGGGTCAAACGCTCTCTGTTGTCCAGGATTATTTTAGTGAAAAG GTTAGGAAAATGATGGTGGACTCTCCGAGGACGTATCATGAG GTTACTAACTACCTCCAGGAAATTGCTCCTGATCTTTGTGGACGAGTCGAGCTGTACAATAAAAGAACTCCTCTTTTTGATGAATTCAAAATCGAAGAAGAGATCAATAATATCCTTAGTAAAAG GGTTCCACTGTCTAGTGGAGGTTCTCTGGTGATTGAACAAACAGAGGCATTAGTCTCAATTGATGTGAATGGGGGACATGTAATGCTTCGTCAAAGGACTTCACAAGAGAAAGCCATTCTAGATGTCAACCTTGCAGCTGCAAAACGA ATTGCAAGGGAGTTACGGCTGAGAGATATTGGTGGTATCATTGTAGTAGACTTCATCGATATGGCAGATGAAT CAAATAAGAGACTAGTTTATGAAGCAGTGAAGAGAGCTGTTGAGAGAGACCGGTCAACAGTGAAGGTTTCTGAATTGTCAAATCATGGACTGATGGAAATAACAAGAAAGAGG GTTCGACCCAGTGTGACATTTATGATCAGTGAACCATGCACTTGCTGTCATGCGACTGGCAGAGTTGAAGCCTTAGAAACCTCCTTTTCTAAGATTGAACAAGAAATTTGCCGTTCGCTT GCAACGATGGACCAGAAGGCAGACCATGAAAACCCAAAGACCTGGCCAAGATTTATGTTGAGGGTTGACCATCACATGTGTAACTACCTAACTTCAGGAAAAAGGACAAGGCTTGCAGTCTTGAGTAGTTCCCTCAAAGTTTGGATTCTTTTGAAG gttgctagaggttttactaGAGGAGCATTTGAGGTGAAGCACTTCACAGAtgacaaaacaaacaaagatcAGCAACAGGTTGCTATATCAGTGCTCCGGCAAGCAGAGGCAAGAGCTAAAAAATCTGGAGGGAAAGTAACACTTGTTCCTGTGAAAAAAGGAAAGGCTGGTCGCAAATGA
- the LOC118043311 gene encoding ribonuclease E/G-like protein, chloroplastic isoform X3, with translation MGFMDRGEISTIGTFKLCSNQSALTDEHVIAKDLQINFKEPKAFLNDLKVNNKSCTNDEDYLTATYDCPNSVFHERDQPLEEPWLLQSPVISVVFKDKLTQDVSKNSDTVEDGLKKFKVNDHDQGIKVKDKLSANGSNLNLKDDSVSTVILISSSICTMQRIAVLEDEKLVELLLEPVKNTVLCDSVYIGVVTKLVPHMGGAFVNIGSSRPSLMDIKQNREPFIFPPFFQGKKKGEVNGSVLKAFEEHPAAHENEHSSHDVEVIDDVSEFVFHGDLAPFLHDDHEEHEVDDDFDGSEVKENVNGSIVDYGEVDADFEQFLDGREHHLEGDTVSRSTVETEEPNYPPVSHQDRKDAKHTLTSENKWSQVRKGTKVIVQVVKEGLGTKGPTVTAYPKLRSRFWILITRCDRIGVSKKVSGVERTRLKVIAKTLQPPGFGLTVRTVAAGHSFEELQKDLEGLLSTWKSIMEHAKSAALAEDEGVEGAIPVVLHRAMGQTLSVVQDYFSEKVRKMMVDSPRTYHEVTNYLQEIAPDLCGRVELYNKRTPLFDEFKIEEEINNILSKRVPLSSGGSLVIEQTEALVSIDVNGGHVMLRQRTSQEKAILDVNLAAAKRIARELRLRDIGGIIVVDFIDMADESNKRLVYEAVKRAVERDRSTVKVSELSNHGLMEITRKRVRPSVTFMISEPCTCCHATGRVEALETSFSKIEQEICRSLATMDQKADHENPKTWPRFMLRVDHHMCNYLTSGKRTRLAVLSSSLKVWILLKVARGFTRGAFEVKHFTDDKTNKDQQQVAISVLRQAEARAKKSGGKVTLVPVKKGKAGRK, from the exons ATGGGGTTCATGGATAGAGGAGAGATATCTACCATTGGAACCTTCAAATTGTGCTCCAACCAGAG TGCTTTGACAGATGAACATGTGATTGCAAAAGACCTTCAGATTAATTTCAAAGAGCCAAAGGCATTCCTGAATGATCTCAAAGTCAACAATAAATCTTGCACCAACGATGAGGATTACCTAACAGCAACATATGATTGCCCAAACTCAGTTTTCCATGAAAGAGACCAACCTCTCGAGGAACCCTGGTTACTCCAATCACCTGTTATCTCTGTTGTCTTTAAGGACAAATTAACACAAGATGTGTCAAAAAATAGTGACACTGTGGAAGATGGTCTGAAGAAATTCAAGGTTAATGATCATGATCAGGGTATAAAAGTGAAAGACAAGTTGTCTGCTAATGGGAGCAATCTGAATTTGAAAGATGATTCAGTTTCTACTGTCATACTGATTAGTTCTTCAATATGTACAATGCAAAGGATAGCTGTATTGGAAGATGAGAAATTGGTTGAATTACTTCTGGAACCAGTTAAAAACACTGTGCTCTGTGATAGTGTGTATATAGGGGTGGTCACAAAACTTGTCCCCCACATGGGTGGTGCATTTGTAAATATTGGGAGCTCAAGACCTTCTCTTATGGACATAAAGCAAAACAGGGAACCATTCATATTCCCTCCATTTTTTCAGgggaaaaagaaaggagaagtcAATGGTTCTGTGCTCAAAGCCTTTGAAGAGCATCCTGCTGCCCACGAAAATGAACACTCATCACATGATGTTGAAGTCATTGACGATGTTTCAGAATTTGTCTTTCATGGTGATTTGGCACCATTTCTGCATGATGATCACGAGGAGCATGAAgttgatgatgattttgatgGTTCAGAAGTTAAGGAAAATGTTAATGGCAGTATAGTTGATTATGGTGAAGTGGATGCTGATTTTGAGCAGTTCCTCGATGGAAGGGAGCACCATTTGGAAGGTGACACTGTCAGCCGTTCTACAGTTGAAACAGAAGAACCTAACTATCCTCCAGTATCTCATCAAGATAGAAAGGATGCTAAGCATACATTAACTAGTGAAAACAAGTGGTCCCAAGTTCGTAAAGGCACAAAAGTTATTGTTCAAGTTGTCAAGGAGGGATTGGGTACAAAAGGCCCAACAGTGACTGCTTATCCAAAACTAAGAAGCAGATTCTGG ATATTGATCACACGATGCGATAGAATTGGGGTTTCCAAAAAAGTTTCTGGAGTTGAGCGTACACGCCTCAAAGTTATAGCAAAAACTTTGCAGCCACCAGGTTTTGGTCTAACTGTAAGAACTGTTGCTGCTGGTCATTCATTTGAGGAATTGCAGAAGGACTTGGAAGGTTTGCTTTCAACTTGGAAAAGTATAATGGAACATGCAAAATCTGCTGCTCTTGCTGAAGATGAAGGTGTTGAGGGGGCCATTCCTGTTGTACTGCACAGGGCAATGGGTCAAACGCTCTCTGTTGTCCAGGATTATTTTAGTGAAAAG GTTAGGAAAATGATGGTGGACTCTCCGAGGACGTATCATGAG GTTACTAACTACCTCCAGGAAATTGCTCCTGATCTTTGTGGACGAGTCGAGCTGTACAATAAAAGAACTCCTCTTTTTGATGAATTCAAAATCGAAGAAGAGATCAATAATATCCTTAGTAAAAG GGTTCCACTGTCTAGTGGAGGTTCTCTGGTGATTGAACAAACAGAGGCATTAGTCTCAATTGATGTGAATGGGGGACATGTAATGCTTCGTCAAAGGACTTCACAAGAGAAAGCCATTCTAGATGTCAACCTTGCAGCTGCAAAACGA ATTGCAAGGGAGTTACGGCTGAGAGATATTGGTGGTATCATTGTAGTAGACTTCATCGATATGGCAGATGAAT CAAATAAGAGACTAGTTTATGAAGCAGTGAAGAGAGCTGTTGAGAGAGACCGGTCAACAGTGAAGGTTTCTGAATTGTCAAATCATGGACTGATGGAAATAACAAGAAAGAGG GTTCGACCCAGTGTGACATTTATGATCAGTGAACCATGCACTTGCTGTCATGCGACTGGCAGAGTTGAAGCCTTAGAAACCTCCTTTTCTAAGATTGAACAAGAAATTTGCCGTTCGCTT GCAACGATGGACCAGAAGGCAGACCATGAAAACCCAAAGACCTGGCCAAGATTTATGTTGAGGGTTGACCATCACATGTGTAACTACCTAACTTCAGGAAAAAGGACAAGGCTTGCAGTCTTGAGTAGTTCCCTCAAAGTTTGGATTCTTTTGAAG gttgctagaggttttactaGAGGAGCATTTGAGGTGAAGCACTTCACAGAtgacaaaacaaacaaagatcAGCAACAGGTTGCTATATCAGTGCTCCGGCAAGCAGAGGCAAGAGCTAAAAAATCTGGAGGGAAAGTAACACTTGTTCCTGTGAAAAAAGGAAAGGCTGGTCGCAAATGA
- the LOC118043643 gene encoding U-box domain-containing protein 45, with product MGEEEEEEETTVKVSSNQEEEAWNLRKQTQIVELSERLMNGDLKTQIEAARDIRKLVRKSSAKTRTKLAAAGVIQPLIFMLLSPNFDARHASLLALLNLAVRNERNKVKIVTAGAVPPLVELLKLQNGSLRELAAASILTLSAAEPNKPIIAASGAAPLLVQILSSGSVQGKVDAVTVLHNLSSCAENTHPIVDGKAVSPLINLLKECKKYSKFAEKATALLEILSNSEEGQIAITDSDGGILTLVETVEDGSLVSTEHAVGALLSLCQSCKEKYRELILKEGAIPGLLRLTVEGTSKAQDRARTLLDLLRDTPQEKRLSSSVLERIVYNIATRVDGSDKAAETAKRLLQDMVQRSMELSMNSIQHRAASCTPSKIPSK from the exons ATGGgcgaagaagaggaagaagaggagacAACAGTAAAAGTATCGAGTAACCAAGAAGAAGAGGCATGGAACCTGAGGAAGCAAACCCAAATAGTAGAATTATCAGAGAGACTCATGAATGGAGATCTCAAAACCCAAATAGAAGCGGCCAGAGACATAAGGAAGCTCGTCCGGAAATCATCTGCAAAGACTCGCACCAAACTTGCAGCTGCTGGGGTTATTCAGCCTCTCATTTTTATGCTTCTCTCTCCCAACTTTGATGCCCGACATGCCTCTCTTCTTGCTCTCCTCAATCTCGCTGTTAGAAATGAACG AAATAAGGTGAAGATAGTGACAGCTGGTGCTGTCCCCCCGCTTGTGGAACTTCTCAAGTTGCAGAATGGTAGTTTAAGGGAATTAGCTGCTGCTTCCATTTTGACACTGTCGGCTGCTGAACCTAACAAACCAATCATTGCAGCTTCTGGAGCTGCACCTCTTCTGGTTCAGATCCTCAGCTCTGGGAGTGTTCAAGGGAAAGTTGATGCTGTCACGGTCCTACACAACCTCTCCTCCTGTGCTGAGAATACACATCCTATTGTGGATGGTAAAGCAGTTTCCCCTCTCATCAACCTCCTCAAAGAATGCAAGAAATATTCCAAGTTTGCCGAGAAAGCAACAGCCCTGCTTGAAATCCTCTCAAACTCTGAAGAAGGACAAATTGCCATCACAGACTCAGATGGCGGGATTTTAACGTTAGTAGAAACTGTTGAAGATGGATCACTTGTTAGTACAGAACATGCTGTTGGAGCTTTGCTCTCTTTGTGCCAGAGCTGCAAAGAAAAGTACCGGGAACTAATTCTTAAAGAGGGTGCAATCCCAGGTCTTCTGCGACTGACAGTGGAGGGGACCTCTAAAGCTCAAGATAGAGCTCGTACTCTTTTAGACTTGCTCAGAGATACACCTCAGGAGAAGAGATTGTCATCGTCAGTGTTGGAGAGAATTGTCTACAACATTGCTACACGAGTTGACGGCTCGGATAAAGCTGCTGAAACTGCCAAGAGGTTGCTACAAGACATGGTTCAAAGAAGTATGGAGCTCAGCATGAACAGCATCCAGCATAGGGCCGCATCATGTACACCTTCAAAGATTCCATCTAAATAA
- the LOC118043311 gene encoding ribonuclease E/G-like protein, chloroplastic isoform X2: MDISSEARPPLHLHLHRPRTPSCHLFHFSPHGLSRRNVVFKIAQNPPPPPPPAHAISAKKGNYSNNTVCQEGLCELIWTVEADLAPGQLLYVTGDPVVLGCWDPEMAILMHPISHPNLWEAQVTVPCGVNFKYNYFLREKTWPSCNVTWRPGPEFSLSVPASVKQDRKIMVRDSWTKFNTERSPDHLWGSWIEERYLPLEPSNCAPTRDEHVIAKDLQINFKEPKAFLNDLKVNNKSCTNDEDYLTATYDCPNSVFHERDQPLEEPWLLQSPVISVVFKDKLTQDVSKNSDTVEDGLKKFKVNDHDQGIKVKDKLSANGSNLNLKDDSVSTVILISSSICTMQRIAVLEDEKLVELLLEPVKNTVLCDSVYIGVVTKLVPHMGGAFVNIGSSRPSLMDIKQNREPFIFPPFFQGKKKGEVNGSVLKAFEEHPAAHENEHSSHDVEVIDDVSEFVFHGDLAPFLHDDHEEHEVDDDFDGSEVKENVNGSIVDYGEVDADFEQFLDGREHHLEGDTVSRSTVETEEPNYPPVSHQDRKDAKHTLTSENKWSQVRKGTKVIVQVVKEGLGTKGPTVTAYPKLRSRFWILITRCDRIGVSKKVSGVERTRLKVIAKTLQPPGFGLTVRTVAAGHSFEELQKDLEGLLSTWKSIMEHAKSAALAEDEGVEGAIPVVLHRAMGQTLSVVQDYFSEKVRKMMVDSPRTYHEVTNYLQEIAPDLCGRVELYNKRTPLFDEFKIEEEINNILSKRVPLSSGGSLVIEQTEALVSIDVNGGHVMLRQRTSQEKAILDVNLAAAKRIARELRLRDIGGIIVVDFIDMADEFHLGTHW, translated from the exons ATGGACATCTCCTCGGAGGCTCGGCCAcccctccacctccacctccaccgcCCACGCACGCCCTCATGCCACTTGTTTCATTTTTCACC GCATGGCTTGTCTCGAAGAAACGTTGTCTTTAAAATCGCGCagaatcctcctcctcctcccccacCCGCCCATGCCATATCTGCaaagaaag gaaattattcaaataataCTGTTTGTCAAGAAGGATTATGTGAGCTAATTTGGACTGTAGAAGCTGATTTGGCACCTGGTCAGCTTCTTTACGTTACCGGGGATCCTGTTGTATTAGGCTGTTGGGATCCGGAAATGGCTATCTTAATGCATCCCATTTCACATCCAAACTTGTGGGAAGCTCAAGTCACG GTACCTTGCGGTGTAAATTtcaagtataattattttttaagagaaaaaacatgGCCTTCATGCAATGTCACTTGGAGACCCGGAcctgaattttctttgtcagtACCCGCAAGTGTAAAACAAGATAGAAAAATTATGGTGAGGGATTCATGGACTAAGTTTAATACTGAGAGGTCTCCAGATCATTTATGGGGTTCATGGATAGAGGAGAGATATCTACCATTGGAACCTTCAAATTGTGCTCCAACCAGAG ATGAACATGTGATTGCAAAAGACCTTCAGATTAATTTCAAAGAGCCAAAGGCATTCCTGAATGATCTCAAAGTCAACAATAAATCTTGCACCAACGATGAGGATTACCTAACAGCAACATATGATTGCCCAAACTCAGTTTTCCATGAAAGAGACCAACCTCTCGAGGAACCCTGGTTACTCCAATCACCTGTTATCTCTGTTGTCTTTAAGGACAAATTAACACAAGATGTGTCAAAAAATAGTGACACTGTGGAAGATGGTCTGAAGAAATTCAAGGTTAATGATCATGATCAGGGTATAAAAGTGAAAGACAAGTTGTCTGCTAATGGGAGCAATCTGAATTTGAAAGATGATTCAGTTTCTACTGTCATACTGATTAGTTCTTCAATATGTACAATGCAAAGGATAGCTGTATTGGAAGATGAGAAATTGGTTGAATTACTTCTGGAACCAGTTAAAAACACTGTGCTCTGTGATAGTGTGTATATAGGGGTGGTCACAAAACTTGTCCCCCACATGGGTGGTGCATTTGTAAATATTGGGAGCTCAAGACCTTCTCTTATGGACATAAAGCAAAACAGGGAACCATTCATATTCCCTCCATTTTTTCAGgggaaaaagaaaggagaagtcAATGGTTCTGTGCTCAAAGCCTTTGAAGAGCATCCTGCTGCCCACGAAAATGAACACTCATCACATGATGTTGAAGTCATTGACGATGTTTCAGAATTTGTCTTTCATGGTGATTTGGCACCATTTCTGCATGATGATCACGAGGAGCATGAAgttgatgatgattttgatgGTTCAGAAGTTAAGGAAAATGTTAATGGCAGTATAGTTGATTATGGTGAAGTGGATGCTGATTTTGAGCAGTTCCTCGATGGAAGGGAGCACCATTTGGAAGGTGACACTGTCAGCCGTTCTACAGTTGAAACAGAAGAACCTAACTATCCTCCAGTATCTCATCAAGATAGAAAGGATGCTAAGCATACATTAACTAGTGAAAACAAGTGGTCCCAAGTTCGTAAAGGCACAAAAGTTATTGTTCAAGTTGTCAAGGAGGGATTGGGTACAAAAGGCCCAACAGTGACTGCTTATCCAAAACTAAGAAGCAGATTCTGG ATATTGATCACACGATGCGATAGAATTGGGGTTTCCAAAAAAGTTTCTGGAGTTGAGCGTACACGCCTCAAAGTTATAGCAAAAACTTTGCAGCCACCAGGTTTTGGTCTAACTGTAAGAACTGTTGCTGCTGGTCATTCATTTGAGGAATTGCAGAAGGACTTGGAAGGTTTGCTTTCAACTTGGAAAAGTATAATGGAACATGCAAAATCTGCTGCTCTTGCTGAAGATGAAGGTGTTGAGGGGGCCATTCCTGTTGTACTGCACAGGGCAATGGGTCAAACGCTCTCTGTTGTCCAGGATTATTTTAGTGAAAAG GTTAGGAAAATGATGGTGGACTCTCCGAGGACGTATCATGAG GTTACTAACTACCTCCAGGAAATTGCTCCTGATCTTTGTGGACGAGTCGAGCTGTACAATAAAAGAACTCCTCTTTTTGATGAATTCAAAATCGAAGAAGAGATCAATAATATCCTTAGTAAAAG GGTTCCACTGTCTAGTGGAGGTTCTCTGGTGATTGAACAAACAGAGGCATTAGTCTCAATTGATGTGAATGGGGGACATGTAATGCTTCGTCAAAGGACTTCACAAGAGAAAGCCATTCTAGATGTCAACCTTGCAGCTGCAAAACGA ATTGCAAGGGAGTTACGGCTGAGAGATATTGGTGGTATCATTGTAGTAGACTTCATCGATATGGCAGATGAAT TTCACCTGGGAACACACTGGTGA
- the LOC118043555 gene encoding uncharacterized protein, with amino-acid sequence MLGRSTLSRSGSFRPENIGQNALAMIGNLCFTFFVVGVLIFTIIAATYEPEDPLFHPSTKITSFLTSNSNATFKSDDTVVRTGEDFMAPNQTAFSNFINITDVDTTSSIASVNADDGNVNPDGAATTASETCEGPLDCRDPELFHMLMKRVIEEFKDIHFYRFGKPVSGSNDSTCDMGWRFRPKEGKTAAFYKDYRRFVIARSENCTLSVVGIGDYHSGVNARKRKKNQKPGFEKPPGKQEAGQPLLPVVGETVNDALPVVESENSFSRGKYLLYNGGGDRCKSMNHYLWSFLCALGEAQYLNRTLVMDLSLCLNWMYSSSNQDEEAKDFRFYFDFEHLREAASVLDHSQFWDDWGKWHKKDRLSLHLVEDVRVTPMKLTSVKDTLIMRKFGSVEPDNYWYRVCEGETEAVIQRPWHLIWKSRRLMDIVSTIASKLNWDYDAVHIERGEKARNKELWPNLAADTSPDALLSTLANKLEEGRHVYIATNEPDTSFFDPLKDKYTTHFLDEYKDLWDENSEWYSETKALNKGVPVEFDGYMRISVDTEVFLRGKKQIETFNDLTNDCKDGVNTCSAAAS; translated from the coding sequence atgctgggTCGGTCGACGTTATCAAGAAGTGGAAGCTTCAGACCAGAAAACATAGGGCAAAATGCTCTAGCCATGATAGGAAATCTCTGCTTCACTTTCTTTGTTGTCGGGGTTCTCATTTTCACCATCATCGCTGCTACTTACGAGCCCGAGGACCCTTTGTTTCACCCTTCTACAAAGATCACTAGTTTCCTCACTTCCAATTCCAATGCCACCTTCAAATCTGACGACACTGTTGTCAGAACTGGGGAGGATTTCATGGCCCCAAATCAGACTgctttttccaatttcatcaaCATTACTGATGTTGACACCACCTCCAGCATTGCTAGTGTTAATGCTGATGATGGTAATGTTAATCCTGATGGTGCCGCTACGACGGCTTCGGAGACCTGTGAAGGTCCCTTGGACTGTAGGGATCCTGAATTGTTTCATATGTTGATGAAAAGGGTGATTGAGGAGTTTAAGGATATACATTTTTATCGGTTTGGGAAGCCTGTTTCTGGGTCTAATGATTCTACTTGTGATATGGGTTGGAGGTTTAGGCCCAAGGAAGGCAAAACTGCTGCTTTTTATAAGGATTATAGGCGATTTGTTATAGCTAGGTCGGAGAATTGTACGCTTAGTGTTGTGGGGATTGGGGACTATCATTCGGGTGTGAATGctaggaagaggaagaagaatcAGAAACCTGGGTTTGAGAAACCACCAGGGAAACAAGAAGCGGGACAGCCCTTGTTGCCTGTTGTTGGGGAGACTGTGAATGACGCGCTTCCGGTGGTTGAGTCGGAGAATTCGTTTAGTCGCGGGAAGTATTTGCTTTATAATGGTGGAGGTGATAGATGTAAGAGTATGAATCATTACCTGTGGAGTTTCTTGTGTGCTTTGGGTGAAGCACAGTATCTGAATCGGACACTGGTCATGGATCTGTCTCTTTGTTTGAATTGGATGTACTCTTCTTCAAACCAGGATGAGGAAGCAAAagattttaggttttattttgattttgagcatTTGAGGGAAGCTGCATCGGTTTTGGACCACTCTCAGTTTTGGGATGATTGGGGTAAATGGCATAAAAAGGACCGGTTGAGTCTTCATCTCGTCGAGGATGTCAGGGTCACGCCTATGAAGCTTACAAGTGTAAAAGATACTTTGATCATGAGGAAGTTTGGATCTGTTGAACCTGATAATTACTGGTACAGAGTGTGTGAAGGAGAGACCGAGGCTGTCATTCAAAGGCCGTGGCATCTGATATGGAAATCAAGGAGGTTGATGGATATTGTGAGTACAATTGCCTCGAAATTGAACTGGGATTATGATGCTGTTCATATTGAGAGAGGGGAGAAGGCAAGGAACAAGGAGCTGTGGCCTAATCTTGCAGCAGATACCTCTCCCGACGCGCTTCTCTCAACCTTGGCTAACAAACTTGAAGAGGGGAGGCACGTCTACATTGCCACAAATGAGCCTGACACATCCTTCTTTGACCCTTTAAAGGACAAGTATACTACCCATTTTCTCGATGAGTATAAAGATCTCTGGGACGAGAACAGCGAGTGGTATTCGGAGACGAAGGCCCTTAACAAAGGTGTTCCAGTTGAATTTGATGGTTATATGAGGATTTCTGTTGACACAGAAGTCTTCTTGAGAGGGAAAAAGCAGATCGAGACTTTCAATGATCTCACAAACGATTGCAAAGATGGTGTCAACACTTGCAGTGCTGCTGCCAGTTAA